One uncultured Alphaproteobacteria bacterium genomic region harbors:
- a CDS encoding exported hypothetical protein (Evidence 5 : No homology to any previously reported sequences), which produces MLAYAFFAFVVSLFISGYAVLCLSDPEGRSVAAGARYGISGAVLFVVSVGYLIARALWSVAAHFGWVG; this is translated from the coding sequence ATGCTTGCCTACGCCTTCTTCGCCTTCGTCGTCAGCCTGTTCATCTCTGGCTATGCGGTGCTGTGCCTCTCGGATCCCGAGGGGCGCTCGGTCGCGGCCGGTGCCCGATACGGAATCTCCGGGGCGGTGCTGTTCGTCGTCAGCGTGGGTTATCTGATCGCCCGCGCGCTCTGGTCGGTCGCCGCGCATTTCGGGTGGGTCGGCTGA
- a CDS encoding conserved hypothetical protein (Evidence 4 : Homologs of previously reported genes of unknown function) — translation MGRHAADVLARLNIRVPRGNQAYWEIIRELRRFTITDIEQRCNVDRRVIGDYVRRLAKAGVVITDGKTGDAVVYRLVADQPDAPAVRRDGTLTTPPGLGQERMWRSMKMLKTFDAAELAAAASIDDVPVSLETAKNYITHLLRVGYSITAGTARAPAHGAAGSRGNWISGRCSPGRRCSASGGSRRRR, via the coding sequence ATGGGTCGCCACGCTGCCGACGTCTTGGCCCGGCTCAACATCCGTGTTCCGCGCGGCAACCAGGCCTACTGGGAGATCATCCGCGAGCTGCGGCGCTTCACGATCACCGACATCGAACAGCGCTGCAACGTCGACCGTCGCGTGATCGGCGACTACGTCCGCCGCCTCGCCAAGGCGGGGGTGGTGATCACCGACGGCAAGACCGGCGACGCCGTCGTCTACCGTCTGGTCGCGGACCAACCCGACGCTCCCGCGGTGCGCCGCGATGGCACCCTAACCACGCCGCCCGGCCTTGGGCAGGAGCGGATGTGGCGCAGCATGAAGATGCTGAAGACCTTCGACGCGGCCGAACTGGCCGCGGCGGCGTCGATCGACGACGTCCCGGTCTCTCTGGAAACCGCGAAGAACTACATCACCCACCTGCTTCGTGTCGGCTATTCGATCACAGCAGGCACAGCTCGCGCTCCTGCTCACGGCGCGGCGGGATCCCGCGGCAATTGGATTTCGGGTCGGTGCAGTCCTGGCCGCCGCTGTAGTGCCAGCGGAGGATCTCGTCGCAGGCGTTAG
- a CDS encoding conserved hypothetical protein (Evidence 4 : Homologs of previously reported genes of unknown function) gives MSSTLLPQDLPGVLGDIAEVAGVSAALQVAAARGGRVAYIPTPDHLPPEHWLVVAVGAEAAAAIARRLGGGALLIPLGPLGGTRGRVWATIRAAIDEGCSAPEAAARAGVHERTVRRHRNRRDDEDQGKLF, from the coding sequence ATGAGCTCCACTCTCCTGCCGCAGGATCTGCCCGGCGTGCTCGGCGACATCGCCGAGGTGGCGGGCGTTTCCGCTGCGCTGCAGGTCGCGGCCGCGCGCGGCGGCCGGGTAGCCTACATCCCGACGCCCGATCACCTGCCTCCCGAACACTGGCTGGTGGTGGCGGTGGGAGCCGAGGCGGCGGCGGCGATCGCGCGGCGGCTGGGGGGCGGCGCGTTGCTGATCCCCCTCGGCCCGCTCGGCGGCACTCGCGGGCGGGTGTGGGCGACGATCCGCGCCGCGATCGACGAGGGGTGTTCGGCTCCCGAAGCCGCCGCCCGGGCCGGGGTCCACGAACGCACGGTGCGGCGCCACCGCAACCGCCGCGACGACGAGGACCAGGGCAAATTGTTCTAG
- a CDS encoding hypothetical protein (Evidence 5 : No homology to any previously reported sequences), protein MMDAIATTPEVLRLRCQTHALIRAEERGVDIDVGAVVRLEAAIERLRAAWEVPGVDRYWFPVRLPRQRCRVLYDARLRCVVTVVPAPRLG, encoded by the coding sequence ATGATGGACGCCATTGCCACCACTCCTGAGGTTCTGCGCCTGCGCTGCCAGACCCACGCGCTGATCCGCGCCGAGGAACGCGGCGTCGACATCGACGTCGGCGCGGTGGTCCGCCTTGAGGCGGCGATCGAGCGGTTGCGGGCGGCGTGGGAGGTGCCGGGCGTCGACCGCTACTGGTTCCCCGTGCGCCTGCCGCGCCAGCGTTGCCGGGTGCTCTACGACGCCCGCCTGCGCTGCGTCGTCACCGTCGTTCCCGCGCCGAGGCTCGGATGA
- a CDS encoding Lysozyme → MARLPKSILSLVTAGATAVVIATAFVGEKEGLTLESFQDGAGVWTICNGITEGVKPGQTATEAECARLFASEIGKRLAAVDEMVTAPMSPARHAAITSLCYNIGLSACRRSTLIRKLNAGDPNACDEILRWHYSGGQDCTDPKSNCRGIPPRREQERELCLL, encoded by the coding sequence ATGGCGCGCCTACCGAAATCCATCCTCTCTCTCGTCACCGCTGGCGCCACCGCCGTCGTCATCGCCACCGCGTTCGTGGGCGAGAAAGAGGGACTGACGCTTGAATCCTTCCAGGACGGTGCTGGCGTCTGGACGATCTGCAACGGCATCACCGAGGGAGTGAAGCCGGGACAGACCGCCACCGAGGCGGAATGCGCCCGCCTCTTCGCGTCCGAAATCGGCAAGCGGCTCGCCGCCGTCGACGAGATGGTCACCGCGCCGATGTCGCCCGCGCGCCACGCCGCGATCACCTCGCTTTGCTACAACATCGGCCTTTCCGCCTGTCGCCGCTCAACTCTGATCCGCAAACTCAACGCCGGAGATCCTAACGCCTGCGACGAGATCCTCCGCTGGCACTACAGCGGCGGCCAGGACTGCACCGACCCGAAATCCAATTGCCGCGGGATCCCGCCGCGCCGTGAGCAGGAGCGCGAGCTGTGCCTGCTGTGA
- a CDS encoding hypothetical protein (Evidence 5 : No homology to any previously reported sequences), producing the protein MAKEAGLSEETAATIRAKIFGAK; encoded by the coding sequence GTGGCGAAGGAGGCCGGGCTTTCCGAGGAAACCGCCGCCACGATCCGTGCCAAGATCTTCGGGGCGAAGTGA